In Myxococcus stipitatus, the following are encoded in one genomic region:
- a CDS encoding VapE domain-containing protein codes for MAFFDNVWDKVAKPHDVTWDELVELLTTHVTTSCAPCIGHKCPAKKAQRCWAPVDMGPQRNDDNVCAVTVAVFDLDGVSSEQIAAASSGLEGYAAIFHTTHGHRPGHASLRVVVRLSRPVLPDEWKEVREAAEKLLALPADPNTKNLSRMYLLPNNSGEHEFIANSTEGRPLDVDALLVTAAPAPRPVPSRPGAADLNGPTDVFELRAKLRRVRQPEHAEIIRRALAGEPLAEQGMQDNTLNKLMSSAAFALPLETPEEIVIELFRACFAATDWDEGTEHLCEQATLKLRRHRERRQKQNVKSVSDNEALWSSLGTKKPAAAPAEDVSEEDSDAWRKELITTETPTGTRLKNCEANLHTVLTRSPEWRGTIRFNAVTKDLEYSGGPLPEGTPVEGMDGDIAFWFQRSEYGRLGLFPRAAHVREVLRQVAMKNTYDPLRDYLEGLVWDGVPRADTMLEHYFGAQGDTEHLRTISGKWLISAVARALRPGCKVDTVLILEGPQGLRKSSAFRVLAGEWFCDAPINVRDKDSAALASRHWQIEMAEVTTLRGSDAEELKAYVSRSEDTYRPPYGRVTVKTPRRCVLVGTTNSAEYLRADPSGYRRWWPVRCTRINIDGLREVRDQLWAEAVVRFNAGEKWWLDEEESERAELQAQERSESNGGPDDSILQWLMTLPPEKRTELTTEQVARDALLLTTPGQIPRAVRIDVGRALRRIGFQRAQRRIAGVQTWVYLAPESIRTAPQQTGSSIARSSAVHLVSTPKVVNP; via the coding sequence GTGGCCTTCTTTGACAACGTCTGGGACAAAGTGGCCAAGCCCCACGACGTCACCTGGGATGAGCTGGTTGAGCTGCTCACCACGCATGTGACGACGTCCTGCGCCCCGTGCATCGGCCACAAGTGCCCGGCGAAGAAGGCGCAGCGGTGCTGGGCGCCCGTGGACATGGGCCCTCAGAGGAACGACGACAACGTCTGCGCCGTGACGGTGGCCGTCTTCGATTTGGACGGGGTGTCCAGCGAGCAGATTGCAGCGGCCTCCTCTGGCCTGGAGGGGTACGCGGCCATTTTTCACACGACGCACGGACACCGGCCCGGCCATGCGAGTCTGCGAGTCGTCGTCCGTTTGAGCCGTCCCGTCCTCCCCGATGAATGGAAAGAGGTGCGGGAAGCGGCGGAAAAATTGCTCGCACTGCCAGCGGACCCGAATACAAAAAATCTCTCGCGGATGTATTTGCTGCCAAATAATTCGGGCGAGCATGAATTCATCGCCAATTCCACCGAGGGCCGCCCCCTCGACGTGGACGCCCTCCTGGTGACGGCAGCTCCAGCCCCTCGACCTGTCCCGTCCCGCCCCGGAGCGGCGGACCTCAATGGCCCCACGGACGTCTTCGAGCTGCGCGCCAAGCTGCGCCGCGTCCGCCAGCCCGAGCACGCGGAAATAATTCGGCGCGCGTTGGCCGGTGAGCCGCTGGCCGAACAGGGGATGCAGGACAACACGTTGAACAAGCTCATGTCGTCCGCCGCCTTCGCCCTGCCGCTGGAGACGCCGGAGGAAATCGTCATCGAGCTGTTCCGCGCCTGCTTCGCCGCGACGGATTGGGACGAGGGCACCGAGCACCTGTGCGAACAGGCCACACTCAAGCTGCGCCGCCACCGGGAGCGTCGCCAGAAGCAGAACGTGAAGAGCGTCTCCGACAACGAAGCCCTGTGGTCTTCCCTCGGCACGAAGAAGCCCGCGGCAGCTCCGGCAGAAGACGTGAGCGAGGAGGACTCGGACGCGTGGCGAAAGGAACTCATCACGACGGAAACGCCCACCGGCACGCGCCTGAAGAACTGCGAGGCGAACCTTCACACCGTGCTGACGCGGTCCCCGGAGTGGCGCGGCACCATCCGCTTCAACGCCGTCACGAAGGACTTGGAGTATTCCGGAGGTCCACTGCCCGAGGGGACTCCCGTCGAGGGCATGGATGGGGACATCGCCTTCTGGTTCCAGCGAAGTGAGTACGGGCGCCTGGGCCTGTTCCCTCGCGCGGCGCACGTCCGCGAGGTGCTGCGCCAGGTCGCGATGAAGAACACCTATGACCCGCTGCGCGATTACCTGGAGGGGCTCGTCTGGGACGGTGTTCCTCGCGCGGACACCATGCTGGAGCACTACTTCGGGGCCCAGGGCGACACCGAGCACCTGCGCACCATCAGCGGCAAGTGGCTCATCAGCGCCGTAGCCCGCGCACTCCGGCCCGGGTGCAAGGTGGACACGGTGCTCATCCTCGAAGGTCCCCAAGGACTTCGGAAATCCTCGGCCTTCCGCGTCCTCGCGGGGGAGTGGTTCTGCGACGCCCCCATCAACGTCCGGGACAAGGACAGCGCCGCACTCGCGAGTCGCCACTGGCAAATCGAGATGGCCGAGGTGACGACGCTTCGAGGCTCCGACGCCGAGGAGCTGAAAGCCTACGTCTCGCGCAGCGAGGACACCTACCGCCCTCCCTATGGACGCGTCACAGTGAAGACGCCGCGCCGTTGCGTCCTCGTGGGCACCACGAATTCCGCCGAGTACCTGCGCGCCGACCCGAGCGGCTACCGCCGCTGGTGGCCCGTGCGGTGTACGCGCATCAACATCGACGGTTTGCGAGAGGTTCGGGACCAGTTGTGGGCCGAAGCCGTGGTGCGGTTCAACGCGGGCGAGAAATGGTGGCTGGACGAAGAGGAGTCCGAGCGCGCGGAGCTACAGGCCCAGGAACGGAGCGAGTCCAACGGCGGGCCGGATGACTCGATTCTGCAATGGCTTATGACCCTGCCTCCGGAGAAGCGCACGGAGCTAACCACGGAACAGGTTGCACGGGACGCACTCCTTCTCACAACGCCCGGTCAGATTCCGCGAGCAGTCCGAATCGACGTGGGCCGGGCCCTGCGACGCATCGGGTTCCAACGCGCCCAGCGGCGGATTGCCGGAGTCCAGACCTGGGTCTACCTCGCGCCGGAGAGCATCCGCACCGCACCCCAGCAGACGGGCTCCTCTATTGCACGGTCCTCCGCCGTTCATCTCGTCTCAACACCCAAGGTGGTGAATCCATGA
- a CDS encoding sigma-70 family RNA polymerase sigma factor, producing the protein MQCGCEPVVQGSGVSGRGVTRESREWIDTLVLAIRACRIEGDAKSERELSAQLMDMLMPQLRRLAGEFEKSRGSLSREDLVQVAAMEAIKAVETYQRAKRGEQSFRMWVKWRARRAIMDQIRHHRADVCLPDRAQRGKGKCQRSVDLISRDEPSQALGWSATRKHDDARAQEADGLEALLIAHERCVLVQRALAELEPQLAELLSCLYGIGRPQEGTRAVAIRWRMPRHRVEELLAQAHDELRELLRARLG; encoded by the coding sequence ATGCAGTGCGGTTGTGAGCCGGTGGTGCAAGGCAGCGGAGTGTCTGGGCGTGGTGTCACCCGCGAGTCTCGGGAGTGGATTGACACGCTGGTCCTGGCGATTCGTGCATGCCGAATCGAGGGCGATGCCAAGTCCGAGCGCGAGCTGTCGGCCCAGTTGATGGACATGCTGATGCCCCAGTTGCGCAGGCTCGCGGGTGAGTTCGAGAAGTCGCGCGGTTCTCTGTCGCGAGAAGACCTCGTCCAAGTCGCGGCGATGGAGGCCATCAAGGCCGTTGAGACGTATCAGCGCGCGAAACGCGGGGAGCAGAGCTTCAGGATGTGGGTGAAGTGGCGGGCCCGGCGCGCCATCATGGACCAAATCAGGCATCACCGAGCGGACGTGTGTCTGCCGGACCGGGCCCAGCGTGGCAAGGGGAAGTGCCAGCGGTCCGTGGACCTCATCAGCCGCGATGAGCCCTCGCAGGCACTCGGCTGGTCCGCGACTCGGAAGCATGACGACGCTCGGGCGCAAGAGGCGGATGGGCTGGAGGCCCTCCTCATCGCGCATGAGCGATGCGTGCTGGTGCAACGCGCGCTGGCGGAGTTGGAGCCCCAGTTGGCGGAGCTGCTCTCGTGCCTGTACGGCATTGGCAGGCCGCAAGAAGGCACACGCGCTGTGGCCATCCGGTGGCGCATGCCGCGGCATCGCGTCGAGGAGCTGCTGGCACAGGCCCACGACGAGCTGCGGGAGCTGTTGCGCGCGAGGCTGGGCTGA